TAGAGCACGATGCGGATGTCCTGCTTGGCGAGGAACCGCTCCAGGTTGCGCACCGTCGGCACGAACGCGACCGGCGGAGCATCCTCCTGGATCAGCAGCTCGGCTCCACCCGCGCTGCGCGAGAGGACCACGACCGGCCACAGCTTCGCGAGCTCCTCGAGCGGGCGGTACCACTGACGCATCTGATACATGTTCACCGCGCCGTCGGCGAAGTACACCGCAACCTTGTACCGGTTCTCGGGGTGCGGTCCCTGCGCCTTCAGCGCACGGCGCACCCGCTGCACGGCGCTGCGGGACGCGAGCGCCTTGCGCAGAAGCCGATACGCCTTCTTTCCGTCTCTGACCACGCCCATCGTTCCAGAATACGGGGTGCCGCCGCACCGACCCGGGCGTGTGGCGGTTCGCGGACGCCAACCTCCGAGTATCCCGCGTATGTCGACGAAACCGCATGACATGATCGACGGGTGCACGAGAACGAACGGAACACGGCGGAGGGCGTCTCCTTCGTCATGCCCGTGCTGAACGAGATCGACTACCTCGAGCACGCGGTGCGCTCTGTTCTCGAGCAGGACGTCGACGGTCCGACCGAGCTCGTGCTCGCCCTGGGGCCGTCATCCGACGGAACCACGCCCCTCGCCGAGCGCCTCGCGGCCGAGGACGACCGCATCCGCCTCGTCCCGAACCCGCAGGCCGACATCCCCGTCGGGCTGAACGCCGCGATCCGCGCCAGCCGGCACCCGACGGTGATCCGCGTCGACGCGCACTCGGAGCTCTCGCCCGGATACGCCCGGCGTGCACTGCAGACACTGCAGCGCACCGGTGCCGCCAACGTCGGCGGCGTCATGCGCGCCGACGGCCGCACGCCGTTCCAGCGTGCGGTGGCGCGCCTGTACAACTCCCCCGTGGGCCTCGGAGGCGGCGCTTATCACGGCGGTGCGCGCGAGGGCGAGGCGGAGTCCGCCTACCTCGGCGTGATGCGTCGCGCGGTGCTCGACGAGGTCGGACTGTTCGATGAGACCATCCGCCGGGGCGAGGACTGGGAGCTGAACCTGCGCATCCGCCAGGCCGGTCACCTCGTCTGGTTCGATCCCGAGCTGTCGGTCACGTACTGGCCCCGGGAGAGCTGGTCGCGCCTGGCGCGTCAGTTCCGCGCGACCGGCGCGTGGCGCGGAGAGCTGGTTCGCCGCTACGGCCGCCGCAACGGGCTGCGCTTCTTCGCCCCGCCCGCGCTGGTGATCATCACCGTGTTCGCGGTGATCACCGGCATCCTGCAGCTGACCGGTGTGCTGCGCGGGATCGGCGCCCTGCTGGC
Above is a genomic segment from Microbacterium sp. W4I4 containing:
- a CDS encoding glycosyltransferase; the protein is MPVLNEIDYLEHAVRSVLEQDVDGPTELVLALGPSSDGTTPLAERLAAEDDRIRLVPNPQADIPVGLNAAIRASRHPTVIRVDAHSELSPGYARRALQTLQRTGAANVGGVMRADGRTPFQRAVARLYNSPVGLGGGAYHGGAREGEAESAYLGVMRRAVLDEVGLFDETIRRGEDWELNLRIRQAGHLVWFDPELSVTYWPRESWSRLARQFRATGAWRGELVRRYGRRNGLRFFAPPALVIITVFAVITGILQLTGVLRGIGALLASVIYLPIAAYALLVIAVGLFGMGIERAPRSLRERLWTVMVLPTMHISWGLGFLAGVLRGARDTVDASRLGSRNTPLP